The Halovivax ruber XH-70 genome includes the window TCACCCGCGTAAGTAAGCCTATATCGGCGAGACGATCCAGATGTCGGCGGGCAGCCGTTTTCGAACAATCGGCCCGATCCGCGACTGTCGCGACGCGCGTTGGCTCGACCAGTTCCAGTGCCACTCGATAGACTCGATCGTCGGTTGGCGCATCATCGAGTCGCTCAGCTAGCTCCGTGGAAAAGTCCGTTTCAGGCGGGCCACGTTTGTCTGCCGGCGGAGACATGGTCAGATATACGTCCGACCAAGTAATATAATTACTGCCCTACTTAGCCCCAATCGGAGTTGCGTATTCGGAGAACACACACACACACACACACACACACACACCGAATCAATAACAGTTCACAGGGCCGAGAAGCGTAGTAATAACAAAAAAAAAAAGCGGCTCCAGCCAAATCCGGGTGCCCGTACCAGAGCGCTTACTCCAGGACGACCAGCGTGTCGCCCATGTCGACGCTGTCGCCCTCGGCGATCGGCACCTGGCTTACGGTGCCGCCGATGGAGGCGACGATGTCGTTTTCCATCTTCATCGCTTCGAGCACGACGACCACGTCGCCGGCCGTGACCTCGTCACCTTCGCCGACCTCGACGGAGAGGACGGTCCCCTGCATCTCGGCGGTGACCGACTCGCCGTCACCAGCGACTGCGGCGGCGTCCCCGCCGGACGAGCCGTCACTCCCCGTCTGCTGGGGCGGGCGCTGTGCCTTCCCGCCGCTTCCACCACCGTTCGCTAGCGGCGCCGCACCGCGTTCCTCCAGATCGACCTCGAAACGCTTGCCGTTGACCTCGACCGTGAACTCGCGCTCGACGACATCGACGTCGTCGGCGGACGCGGACGGCTCGTCCGGCCCCCAGCGCTCCTGGGCGTCTTCGAAGCGGCTGCGGTCTGCCTCCTCGTCTAAGTACTTCGTCGTGTGCGTGCCCTCGACGAAGCGCTCGTCGGTGCACATCAGCCGGTGGAAGGGGACGATCGTCGTCACGCCCTCGATGTCGTACTCCGCGAGCGCGCGCTGGGAACGGGCGAGACACTCCTCGCGGTCGGCGCCCCAGACGATGAGTTTCGCGATCATCGAGTCGTAGTCGGTGACGAGCTCGTCACCCTGGCGCATCGCGTCGTCGACGCGAACGCCGACACCGCCCGGCGGGTCGTAAGTGGTGAGGGTCCCACCGGATGCGGGCTGGAAGTCGTTCGCCGCGTTCTCGGCGTTGATCCGGAACTCGATCGCGTGGCCGTCGATCTCGACGTCGTCCTGCGCAAAGGACAATTCCTCGCCGGCGGCGATCCGGAGTTGCCACTTGAGGATGTCGATACCCGTGATCTCCTCGGTGACACAGTGTTCGACCTGGATCCGCGTGTTGACCTCGAGGAAGTAAAAGTTCGCGTCGGGGCCGAGCAGGCCGTCGCGGCCGGGCTCTTCCTCGACGAGGAACTCGACGGTGCCGGCGTTGGTGTAGTCTGCGGCGGCGACACCGCGACGGGCGGCCTCGCCGATCTGTTCGCGCAGTTCGTCGGAGAGCGCCGGCGACGGCCCCTCTTCGACGACCTTCTGGTGGCGGCGCTGGAGCGAGCAGTCACGTTCACCGAGGTGGCGGACGTTGCCGTGGTGGTCGGCGACGATCTGGACCTCGATATGTCGTGGGTTCTCGAGGTAGCGCTCGAGGTAGACCGAGTCGTTGTCGAAGTAGGCCTCACCCTCACGCTTGGCACTCTCGAACTGGTCTGCGGCCTCGTCTGCGCTCTCGACGACCTTCATCCCGCGACCGCCACCGCCACCTTCGGCCTTGATCGCGACGGGGAAGCCGTGTTCCTCGCCGAATTCCTCGACTTCCTCGGCCGACTCGACGGGATCGGTCGTCCCCGGGACGATCGGGACGTCCGCGTCGCTCATGATCGTCCGCGCCTTGGTCTTCTCGCCGAGCGACTCCATCGCGTCGCTGGACGGCCCCACCCAGGTGATCCCCTCCTCGGCTTGCACCTTGGCGGCGAACTCGGCG containing:
- a CDS encoding acetyl-CoA carboxylase biotin carboxylase subunit codes for the protein MFRKVLVANRGEIAVRVMRACEELGVETVAVYSEADKNGGHVRYADEAYNVGPARAADSYLDHEAVIEAAHKADADAIHPGYGFLAENAEFAAKVQAEEGITWVGPSSDAMESLGEKTKARTIMSDADVPIVPGTTDPVESAEEVEEFGEEHGFPVAIKAEGGGGGRGMKVVESADEAADQFESAKREGEAYFDNDSVYLERYLENPRHIEVQIVADHHGNVRHLGERDCSLQRRHQKVVEEGPSPALSDELREQIGEAARRGVAAADYTNAGTVEFLVEEEPGRDGLLGPDANFYFLEVNTRIQVEHCVTEEITGIDILKWQLRIAAGEELSFAQDDVEIDGHAIEFRINAENAANDFQPASGGTLTTYDPPGGVGVRVDDAMRQGDELVTDYDSMIAKLIVWGADREECLARSQRALAEYDIEGVTTIVPFHRLMCTDERFVEGTHTTKYLDEEADRSRFEDAQERWGPDEPSASADDVDVVEREFTVEVNGKRFEVDLEERGAAPLANGGGSGGKAQRPPQQTGSDGSSGGDAAAVAGDGESVTAEMQGTVLSVEVGEGDEVTAGDVVVVLEAMKMENDIVASIGGTVSQVPIAEGDSVDMGDTLVVLE